Proteins co-encoded in one Solea senegalensis isolate Sse05_10M linkage group LG8, IFAPA_SoseM_1, whole genome shotgun sequence genomic window:
- the LOC122773040 gene encoding ras-related protein Rab-1B-like: MNPEYDYLFKLLLIGDSGVGKSCLLLRFADDTYTESYISTIGVDFKIRTIDMDGKTVKLQIWDTAGQERFRTITSSYYRGAHGIIIVYDVTEQESFNNVKQWLDEIDRYACENVSRLLVGNKSDLVSKKVVDAATAQDMASSLKIPFLETSAKSSDNVERAFLTMASEIHKRVASEGGGMQGQSTEAKAQSAKINSAPVWLGGEKQTQESSNCC, encoded by the exons ATGAATCCTGAATA TGACTACCTATTCAAACTTCTCCTGATTGGTGACTCTGGAGTGGGAAAGTCATGTCTGCTGCTGCGCTTCGCG GACGACACCTATACTGAGAGCTACATCTCCACCATCGGAGTCGACTTCAAGATCCGGACCATTGACATGGACGGAAAGACAGTGAAACTACAAATT TGGGACACAGCGGGTCAGGAGAGGTTTCGAACCATCACCTCCAGCTACTACAGAGGAGCCCATGGCATCATTATAGTGTATGATGTCACTGAGCAG GAGTCCTTTAACAACGTGAAGCAGTGGCTGGACGAGATCGACCGCTACGCCTGCGAGAACGTCTCCAGGCTGCTGGTGGGAAACAAGTCTGACCTCGTTAGCAAGAAAGTGGTGGACGCTGCCACTGCTCAG GACATGGCCTCGTCTCTCAAGATTCCCTTCCTGGAGACGAGCGCTAAGAGCTCTGATAACGTGGAGAGAGCTTTCCTCACCATGGCCTCTGAGATCCACAAGCGCGTGGCCAGTGAGGGAGGGGGAATGCAGGGTCAGTCAACAGAGGCCAAAGCCCAGAGCGCCAAGATCAACAGCGCCCCCGTGTGGCTGGGAGGAGAAAAACAGACCCAAGagtccagtaactgctgctga